From one Staphylococcus kloosii genomic stretch:
- a CDS encoding acyl-CoA thioesterase: MMTERILVAERELEVNGYDIDAMGIVSNIVYVRWFEDLRTDFINQHMSYSEMMKSNISPILMKTEAEYQMPITIHDKPVGRCYLVKASRLRWEFEFEIASEHKMHCIGKQSGTFYNLQKQAVERVPEVFQNLIK, from the coding sequence ATCATGACAGAGAGAATATTAGTAGCTGAAAGAGAATTAGAAGTAAATGGTTATGATATTGATGCTATGGGCATAGTAAGTAACATCGTATACGTAAGATGGTTTGAAGACTTGAGAACAGATTTTATTAATCAACATATGAGTTATTCTGAAATGATGAAAAGCAATATATCGCCAATTTTGATGAAAACGGAAGCGGAGTATCAAATGCCAATTACGATTCATGACAAACCAGTGGGACGTTGTTATTTAGTTAAAGCGAGTCGTTTAAGATGGGAATTTGAGTTTGAGATCGCTTCGGAACATAAAATGCATTGCATTGGTAAACAAAGTGGTACATTTTACAATTTACAAAAGCAAGCAGTAGAAAGAGTGCCAGAAGTTTTCCAAAACCTAATAAAATAG
- a CDS encoding thioredoxin family protein → MRQELHSLEEFHNFIETHRLAFLHVMRDNCSVCHAVLPQVEDLVKEYDGVAFGVINQSEVEAIAGELSIFTVPVDIIYMDGKEMHRQGRFIDMQQLERQLSLMYDSLNK, encoded by the coding sequence TTGAGGCAAGAGTTACATTCTCTAGAAGAATTTCACAATTTTATTGAAACACATCGCTTAGCATTTCTACATGTGATGCGAGATAACTGTAGTGTATGTCATGCCGTTTTGCCTCAGGTAGAAGATCTAGTAAAAGAATATGATGGTGTAGCCTTTGGGGTCATTAATCAAAGTGAAGTTGAAGCTATTGCAGGGGAACTTTCAATCTTTACCGTGCCAGTTGATATTATTTATATGGACGGTAAAGAAATGCATCGTCAAGGTAGATTTATCGATATGCAACAGTTAGAAAGACAATTGTCTCTTATGTATGACAGTTTAAATAAATAA
- a CDS encoding GNAT family N-acetyltransferase, with translation MRVERINADEAINLYQCMKQIDKETQFMLYLPDERTFETLKLYEDIQHNYYVGVKKNDGMIVGYISLHISNIEKVKHKGYITTGLMEDYQQQGFATKMFEETIAWARNQGLRRLELTVLTHNNPAISLYEKMGFMIEGIKRESIYMEGLYHDELYMAKMLNKEEPIAEMNIW, from the coding sequence ATGAGAGTCGAGCGCATTAATGCAGATGAAGCTATTAATTTATATCAATGCATGAAACAAATAGATAAAGAAACTCAGTTTATGCTTTATTTACCAGATGAACGTACTTTTGAAACATTAAAACTATACGAAGATATACAACACAATTATTACGTTGGCGTAAAAAAGAATGATGGCATGATTGTGGGTTATATTTCATTACATATTAGCAATATAGAAAAGGTGAAACATAAAGGTTATATAACGACGGGTTTAATGGAAGATTATCAACAACAAGGGTTCGCAACGAAAATGTTCGAAGAAACAATTGCTTGGGCAAGAAACCAAGGATTAAGACGTTTAGAATTAACTGTACTTACTCATAATAATCCAGCAATAAGCTTATATGAAAAAATGGGCTTTATGATAGAAGGAATTAAAAGAGAGTCTATTTATATGGAAGGCTTATATCATGACGAATTATACATGGCTAAAATGTTAAATAAAGAAGAGCCAATAGCAGAAATGAATATTTGGTAA
- a CDS encoding alpha/beta hydrolase fold domain-containing protein: MIRKLLTIASASVLASYVYTKVKAKRSYPSFLFETMFRLNGMKKTFSNIEDAQASLEKTKATTKGKYDGTSYNFSNDVVVHTIDKSSVYVVNAQENRQQNVILYIHGGAWYQDPLKQHFEFIDLLASSMNAKVIMPIYPKVPHADYQQTFNLLMKIYKQIITTVESAHQITIMGDSAGGQISLSFAQYLKQAKLIQPSNIVLISPVLDASFSNPEALVYEKIDPMLGIEGSKFFTELWANDLPLTDWKVSPINGDLEDLGHITIVIGTKETIYPDSLKLSKMLNSKNIKHDFIPGYNLFHIFPIFPIPERQQTIEQLKRIISRY, encoded by the coding sequence ATGATAAGAAAATTATTAACTATTGCAAGTGCGAGTGTATTAGCATCTTATGTTTATACTAAAGTAAAAGCTAAAAGGAGTTATCCTAGCTTTTTATTTGAGACAATGTTTAGACTAAATGGTATGAAAAAAACTTTCTCCAATATAGAGGATGCTCAAGCCTCACTTGAAAAAACTAAAGCAACAACTAAAGGTAAATATGACGGTACTAGTTATAATTTCAGCAATGACGTTGTTGTACATACAATCGATAAATCGAGTGTTTATGTTGTAAATGCGCAAGAGAATAGACAGCAGAACGTTATACTCTATATTCATGGTGGCGCATGGTATCAAGACCCATTAAAACAACACTTTGAATTTATTGATTTGTTAGCTTCATCAATGAATGCCAAAGTGATTATGCCTATATATCCGAAGGTGCCTCATGCCGATTATCAACAAACTTTTAATTTACTCATGAAAATTTATAAACAAATCATAACTACAGTTGAAAGTGCCCATCAAATCACGATTATGGGTGATTCTGCCGGCGGTCAAATTTCATTGTCCTTTGCACAATACTTAAAACAAGCTAAATTAATACAACCTAGCAATATCGTATTAATCTCACCTGTATTAGATGCTAGTTTTAGTAATCCAGAAGCGCTTGTATATGAAAAGATAGATCCGATGTTAGGCATAGAAGGCAGTAAATTCTTTACGGAACTGTGGGCCAATGATTTACCTTTAACAGATTGGAAAGTATCACCGATAAATGGTGATTTAGAAGATTTAGGTCATATTACGATAGTTATAGGTACAAAAGAAACGATCTATCCAGATAGTTTAAAGCTATCTAAAATGCTAAATAGCAAAAATATAAAACACGATTTTATTCCTGGATATAATTTGTTTCATATTTTTCCTATCTTTCCAATTCCTGAAAGACAGCAAACAATTGAACAATTAAAACGTATCATTAGTAGATATTAA